CCCCACACCGCCATGTACTCGTCCAGCTCGTGGCCCAGGCGCTTCATCACCGTGTTCCGCAGCACCTGGCAGAGCGCGGCGGTGAGCGCCAGGGCTTCCCACATGCGGCCGAGTCTACACGAGCACCCCCGGATACTTGGCAGGATTCGCGGCGAAACCGGGGAAGAGCGGCGCCGCCGCCGGTACGCCGAGGTGCCGCGAGGCTACCTCGGCAAAGAGGTTTCGGAAGTCCGTGGTCACGGCGAGGTCGCGCCCCTCGTAGAGCTGCTCACGCGCGAGCCCCGGCCACCTGCCCGCCATCCGGCCGCCCTTGACGGGGCCGCCGAGAACGAGCATGGCAGTCGCGTGACCGTGGTCGGTGCCGCGGTTGCCGTTCTCGCGCACGGTGCGGCCGAATTCCGACATGGTCAGGATGACGACGTCCTGCATGCGGTCGCCGAGGTCGCGGTAGAGCGCCGCCAGGCTCTGGGAGAACTCGGTCAGCCTCAGCGCCAGCTGGCCCTTCTCGTTGCCCTGGTTGGCGTGCGTGTCCCAGCCGCCCATGTCGGCGAAGGCGACTTCGAGCCCGACGTCGGCCTTGATGAGCTGGGCGATCTGCTTGAGGTTCTCGCCGAGCTTGCCGCGCGGGTACTGGGCGCCGTTCTCGGGGGCGAAGCGCTGCGGGTTGGCGCTCTTGAGCATCTTGACCGCGTCGAAGGTCTCTCGCCCCGTTCCGTGCAGGATGTCCTGGACGCCCTGTTCGTAGAGCGACTCGAAACCGCGGCGCGCATTCACCGTGCCGGCCCCCATACGCCCCATGTCCTGCTTGACGTCGAAGTCGGCCACTGTGCCGATGGCGACGGCGCCCACATCGCCGCGCAGCACACGCGGCAGCTGAGAGCCCATCGCGACGGCGCGGAAGGGGGAGGCGGGCGCGGCGTGCACGGCCTGGAGCCCGCGCGCGA
The nucleotide sequence above comes from Candidatus Rokuibacteriota bacterium. Encoded proteins:
- a CDS encoding DUF1501 domain-containing protein, producing the protein MDCACTRRSFMKGGALALLGMGSVPRFLVRTAYAQGTVPRPKILIAVFQRGAVDGLSMVVPHGDPSYYTSRGSIAVARPGAGSAEATVDLDGFFGLHPAMAPLKPVWDNRHLAIVHACGSPDTTRSHFDAQDYMETGTPGVKSTQDGWLARGLQAVHAAPASPFRAVAMGSQLPRVLRGDVGAVAIGTVADFDVKQDMGRMGAGTVNARRGFESLYEQGVQDILHGTGRETFDAVKMLKSANPQRFAPENGAQYPRGKLGENLKQIAQLIKADVGLEVAFADMGGWDTHANQGNEKGQLALRLTEFSQSLAALYRDLGDRMQDVVILTMSEFGRTVRENGNRGTDHGHATAMLVLGGPVKGGRMAGRWPGLAREQLYEGRDLAVTTDFRNLFAEVASRHLGVPAAAPLFPGFAANPAKYPGVLV